The following proteins are co-located in the Sardina pilchardus chromosome 24, fSarPil1.1, whole genome shotgun sequence genome:
- the chrac1 gene encoding chromatin accessibility complex protein 1 has translation MSGDNVDGKVTPNSKNVSLPMSRVKLIMKSSPDVSNINQEALFLTTKATELFVQHLARSSYKNGPGKGKKTLSYSDLANAAEETDNFQFLIDILPKKILASDYLKSLEERGEEDDI, from the exons ATGTCTGGAGATAACGTGGATGGCAAAGTTACACCAAACAGCAAAAATGTTTCACTGCCAATGTCCAGAGTGAAGCTGATAATGAAAAGTTCTCCAGATGTCTCAAATATTAACCAGGAAGCCCTCTTTTTAACAACAAAAGCAACG GAGCTCTTTGTACAGCATCTAGCTCGGTCCTCGTATAAAAATGGACCtgggaaaggaaagaaaacactCTCATACAGTGACCTCGCCAACGCTGCAGAGGAGACAGACAACTTTCAGTTTCTAATTG ATATTCTTCCAAAGAAGATATTGGCAAGTGATTACCTGAAGTCTctggaagaaagaggagaggaagatgatatCTAA